In Phoenix dactylifera cultivar Barhee BC4 chromosome 11, palm_55x_up_171113_PBpolish2nd_filt_p, whole genome shotgun sequence, the following are encoded in one genomic region:
- the LOC103713236 gene encoding ATP-dependent Clp protease proteolytic subunit-related protein 4, chloroplastic-like, translating into MEVGFCPSRFSLDARILSSPPTHSRGTRARFKAAVTPSPEASPRASSLSSVFVAPFVGGSVSGDFSGQKLRIPSLSPSPSGRRGKRGVVTMVIPFLRGSAWEQPPPDLASYLYKNRIVYLGMSLVPSVTELILAEFLYLQYEDAEKPIYLYINSTGTTKGGEKLGYETEAFAIYDVMRYVKPPIFTLCVGNAWGEAALLLAAGAKGNRAALPSSTIMIKQPIARFQGQATDVDLARKEIKNVKAELVALYSKHIGKPPEQIEEDIRRPKYFSPSEAVEYGIIDKVLYNERGQEDRSVVSDLKRAQLI; encoded by the exons ATGGAGGTGGGTTTCTGCCCCTCGCGCTTCTCCCTGGACGCGCGGAtactctcctctcctcccaccCACTCTCGGGGCACCAGGGCCCGATTCAAGGCCGCCGTCACCCCTTCTCCCGAAGCCTCTCCGAGAGCATCCTCTCTTAGCAGTGTCTTTGTCGCTCCTTTCGTCGGAGGAAGCGTCTCCGGCGACTTCTCCGGTCAGAAGTTGAGGATCCCCTCGCTAAGCCCGTCTCCATCCGGCCGCCGAGGCAAGAGGGGCGTCGTTACCATG GTTATCCCTTTCTTGAGAGGAAGTGCGTGGGAGCAGCCACCTCCAGATCTAGCATCTTACTTGTACAAAAACCGAATCGTATACTTGGGTATGTCTCTTGTTCCATCAGTGACAGAGCTGATACTAGCAGAATTCCTTTATCTTCAATATGAGGACGCAGAAAAGCCAATTTACCTCTATATAAATTCCACTGGCACAACGAag GGTGGAGAGAAATTGGGTTATGAGACAGAGGCCTTTGCAATTTATGATGTTATGAG GTATGTTAAACCACCTATATTCACACTTTGTGTTGGAAATGCTTGGGGAGAAGCGGCATTGCTTTTAGCTGCTGGTGCTAAAGGAAACCGTGCTGCTCTACCATCATCAACCATAATGATAAAGCAG CCAATTGCGAGGTTTCAAGGCCAAGCAACAGATGTTGATCttgcaagaaaagaaataaaaaatgtgAAGGCAGAACTG GTTGCTCTTTACTCTAAACATATAGGAAAACCTCCTGAACAAATTGAGGAAGATATCAGACGTCCTAAATATTTCAGTCCCAGCGAAGCAGTTGAATATGGTATCATCGATAAG GTGCTGTACAACGAAAGAGGCCAGGAAGACCGTAGTGTGGTATCTGACCTTAAAAGAGCTCAACTTATATAA